DNA from Gadus chalcogrammus isolate NIFS_2021 chromosome 11, NIFS_Gcha_1.0, whole genome shotgun sequence:
TGCTGAGGTACCAACAACTGGGCAGTCTTTGAATGCAGCATAGACTCATGATGTCAAACCCCAACCCTAATGTTTGGTCCAAGTCTTGCAAGAAAAAACCCCTGTTGTCATGTCAATCTACAATGTCTCCCTATAATGACAAAAATATTTCACAGTGAATTACTAGAGTATGACCAGAATATGATCACTACtaacataataacataaaatGATAAAGAGTCCAATGCTGttatgcttccaaaatggaggcagtCATTGCGACGCACAATCTTTACtcctttttaacttttttttaatccaacaatatgaaaacaacacttatTATCTCCATCAATAATTCAGACCAcctttttaatttgtatttcacATTAAATACTGTCCGATATTATGCATTATCAGTCTCTGTGACTGTGGACCTGTCTTTCGGTCCCTTTTCCCCAAAACTCTTTTCACTGTCTGTGACTGACTGCACACAGGTGCACTGCACAAATCAAGATGACAGAGATATTTCACCTTAAGTCATCCCGCTCTGTCTCCATCCTCcattgcccctctctctctttgccttcaTCGTCCTCCTTTCTCCTTTACCCATCTGGCCAAATCCAACGGCTTTGTCCCACTGCCCTTCCCcagcccagtgtgtgtgtttctctctctctttcctctctttctctcaaccCCATCTCTCTTGtttctctatgtctcattccttctaactctctcactcccctctctttctctcaccccccctctcgttttctccctcattctttctctctctctctctctctctctctctctctctctctctctctctctctctctctctctctctctctctctctctctctctctctctctttccccctctctctttccccctctctctcacccccctctcttgttctctctctccatctatctctctcttgttctctccctctctctctctccccccccccatctctctttctctctctctgtacactGACTGTCAGTTTAAAGACACCGGCTTCAGCCTCTTCTGCGGGGGGAATATCAATGTCAGACAACAACACATGCATGGCTGAAGGCAATAAATACAATTCATCACAATCACATGAATACGtaaagagagaaacacaaatgcatgcatgctcTTCCAAAAATATACAGCCAAGGGCTTAGGCTGCGTGACGCCCAGTACACATACTGTGTGTCGGCTTTATGTAgggaacacacaaaacaacgtGAACTTTGGCACACACTGACATATCCGAGGACTATAAAGAAGGAGGCTTGGAAGAGGGTGAATATGCATATTGCTGTCACACGTCTTAGTGGGTGTCAACGCATGACCCCACACTCAATGatcagtttgtgtttgtatgttatcGTGTGCTTGTGCACCTATATATgttagtgggtgtgtgtgattgtgcacgtgtatgtatttttgtgtgtttgtgcttgtgcatgtatGCTAGCATGTGTGGATGtaattttgtgtgtttgagctcgtgcatgtgtgtatgttagcatgtgtatgtttgtctgtgtgtgtgtcagcttgtgcatgtatgtatgctaGCATGTGTagtgtacaagtgtgtgtgtatttagtttGTGAGCTTGTTCATGTATGTATGTtagtatgtgtacgtgtgtgtgtgtgtgtgtgtgtgtgtgtgtgtgtgtgtgtgtgtgtgtgtgtgtgtgtgtgtgtgtgtgtgtgtgtgtgtgtgtgtgtgtgtgtgtgtgtgtgtgtgtgtgtgtgtgtgtgtgtgtgtgcttgagctTGTGTATGTtagcgtgtgtacgtgtgtgtgtgagcttgtgtatGTTAGCGTGGGTGCGTTTGTATGGGGATGGCCAGAGAGGCCGCCTGTGAATAAACATGCCACAGCATCACGCCACCCCACCGCCCTCCAATCTCCCTTTTTGTTTTCCTCGCTGCAACAATGTACCGTTTCTGTTTCGATGTGCTGCCCTCTTTTGTTAGTTATATCAGAAGAATTTTAAGCAGCTAACGGTAAGCCCTTTAagacctctgccccccccttgagttcatactaacacacactcacatatacacacatgcacaagcaaagactcacacacacacacacacacacacacacacacacacacacacacacacacacacacacacacacaggcgctgcatcccattaggcataccaggcaattgcctggggccccgcaattgcttggggccccgggccactccataccccccccccccccgcctgtcaacaatcgctccataccccccccccccggtcaacaatcgctccataccccccccccccccgtcaacaatcctctgcctagggcccccacacttcctagaatcgcccctgcacacacatatgcacatcgTTTGCTGACATACTTGCACACatgcagaagcacacacattcaaattctTAATCCTATATAGGTGCACACaaaagatacacaaacacaatacaatacacaatacacacatgtacacatgctaacacacatacatgcttaCACACTAAAATACATTCACACGTACatgagcgcgcacacacacacacacacacacacacacacacacacacacacacacacacacacacacacacacacacacacacacacacacacacacacacacacacacacactaacatacatcggtgcacacagaagcacacacatgaTTCCATACAAACACTcgggcacaaacacaaacttacattgataaacacacattcacaaatgaACACACGTCAAGTCTTCCTGTTTCAATCAATTCCGATCTACCACCCTACAAAAAGAGGATTATGTGAACTTCCTCTCCAATGTTACATTACTATGCTCAGTGCTTGACAGATAGGCCTACTCTTTGTTTTGCGGCACTAAGGAATATTTCTGAAGCTTGGGTGATTTGAATGGACTTTCAACACTTGCTGAATTGTTTTCGCCATATTTGTTGGTATGAATTGGCTGTTACCATCCCGACGACTTTTACTGTTGTGACCACCTGTTTGCCACCACTTTTGTACAATGGTTCAATTTAAATTTATTCCAGAAAGTACCCATCAACTCGTAAAGGTTCTGTCTCGTAACTGCTTCGTTACATGGCTCGAACTTGTCAGTTTGCAATGCATGCAGCTGtcgtttctccctctgtctgtatTCGTACGTGGCCGTTCTCATATTAACATAATGTTTGGCTGACACCTAGTGGTTACAGCTTGAGTTAAAGCGACAGGTATTATATGAAATTGCCGGCCTGTGCTTTCTGTGCAAATTGCATTCGccggcgtgtttttttttatgagggGATGtataatggctaatcacatgttgtttgtgtgagtgtgcaccgACGTACACCGGAGTCCAGTCCGGCGTAACAAATGTCTGAACCACTACAACCCATAATTTGTTGAGTCTGTCCTACCGTGGGGGTCTCCAGGCTCAGAAGATGAATGCTAGGCAGCGTTGCTGATAATTCTATTCTGTAAACAAAACACCAATTGTTTGTTCTTCGCAAGCAAGcaatcaaaaaaaaaactctcCACACTCTCTGTGAACCTTATTTATCTAGCAGCTGAAACTTTAAATTGCAAAATAAcagcccccaccaccccactcAGGTTCAGAGAATGACGTGTAACAAGCTGGTCTACAGCCAGAGGTGCACAGAAAAAGCTTTTGGACATCATGCATTTCCCGGAAATATATCGCAATGATGGCTTGGGACGTTACATGCGACCGTGTAATGAAGGGGGTGAAAGGTGAGGACCATCAAAGGGCCAATGAGGGAGACGGGCCCCTAGACAGGGCTCTGGATTTAAAATCAATGATTTATCACGAATCATATGTCATGAATAAAAATCATACGCCCCTGATGAAATGATGAGATAAATTACATTTTGGATGAAAATACACTATTCACTGGTAATTCGTTTGTTTGCAATACAATTAAAACAACTAGaaataatcaatacaaatatattagATAAATAcgttaaaaaaaatgaagaacGGGCTGCAgttctttctttttcctttgaGGAACTGACCGTCACATTTATTTCCCTTGGAATTACTTCCTTGAAATTGTGGATCTGAGAAAAGAGACGACATCTTCCTGGAAAATAAGCAAATGCCTTTTATCATCAACCTCTACGGTTGAATACGTTAAGGTGTTATTTTTCCACGGTTGTCATTTTTGATATATATTTAAGGGAAATTCGAGATTGACTCTGAGAATTACATTGCAGCAAAATCCCTCAGCCATGGCTGCGATAATACGTATTTATTTTCCATGGCATGTCTGTCTGCTGTTAAGATTTTAAAAAAGATTGAGTGCCCTAATAACGACTCTATTAAATATAGATCTATAAGTTATATCCACATGCATTTTTTAGTGTTGTGATGCTTTGACTCATTTCGCTGCCAACTcacaaaatgtatgttttgttaatttattttttcatcacCATTTTTTTAAACTCTTATGCAAGTCAGCCAACCAAGCAGTCCACTGGCCGGCTTGGCAGAGATCTTAATCAACAACACCCTGTCAAATGTCATTCTTGTTTATGGAGCTCCAAGCATGTGGCAGCATTTGgcccaggaggagagagagagagagagagagagagagagagagagagagagagagagagagagagagagagagagagagagagagagagagagagagagagagagagagagagagagagagagagagagagagagagagagagagagagagagagagagagagagagagagagagagagagagagtgtgtgcatgatgAATGTGAGTGTTAGCCTAATGCCAGGAATGAAAGATGCAGCAAAGGAATTAATaaggggagcgagggagaaggaaagagagagagacagagagacgaagGGAGGGTGAATGAGTGATGGAGCAAGCAGGACCGTGACAGACACAGTGCCACCGAGTCACATGCGAGCTGGACTTCGGTGTTGCCAAAAAGAGCTCCTATTTATAGGGCCTGAAAGTATGTACACTGAGGCCTCCTGGAAAGAGttcagaacaacaacaaacacaaccccACAGGCCCAGCTACGTACAAAGAGGCAGACAGCCCCGTCGGAAAAACATACGCTGcagacaccacacacgcacacacgcgcagcaTCACAACGAGACAGAGGACAGCCGACAGGAGAGAGTGCATGGAACATGTCAAGTCCTCACACCGTCTTCTGAGTTTGTGATTTGAATACAGACGAGGACACCTGCGAATTTAACAGGgctggtggaagaggaggacaaggTAAGAGATGTGTTGTGACCTGGTTGTGACGGCTGGTACCCGTGTTCATACAGGCGGTCCATGTTGGCTGTTCTTTCcaggataaatcacaaatccGTGTTGGGGACATTTGTTGACATTGTAGAGGTAATGTGTTGAATAGATGTGGAGATGTTTGCTTGCAAAAATATTTGAAATTGTAATTTGTGGAGGACAAGTGTATTATCAACagcatattgaaaaaaatatggaTATTCTTAATAGTATGCTGCCTACTATAGCTTCCAATAATATCACGTTTGGTTTGCCTGGCTACAGTTGAACCTTGATTCTCTGCAGTTTAATTCCACCTGATCCTGGTTCCATCGATGTTGCTGTTAAGAATTACAAAGCATCCTTTTATCATTCAACCTCTTTCATATTTGACTAAATTTATATTCTCATCAAACCCTGATCCCAAGCTCCTGTCAATGAGAGTCAAagtattattcattattcaaaGTATGATGAAGAGCCGTAATGTTATATCTCATGGTCAACCCATTCAATAGCTCATTATGTGCACAGTCAAAGTTTTGAGATGCTTTGTATCTGTTTGCTCCGACTTTGTATTAATTATAGCTGAGGTCCTGATTCCCCAAAGCATTTCACTAATAACAAGCTATAAAATAACTGCCTATAAAATTGGCAGTTCTGAACCCCTTATTGTAATACATTAGAGCTGACCCCCTTGGCTTTCTAGTAGCAATAATTAATGCCACTGCCAGGATTCAAGGAGACCCTAACTTGACGTCTCCCCTTAATACTCAAAAGGCCTGCTGGCTAGCTGCTCATCCTGTAATGACAGCTGGCCCATAGCTACCTTTTAAATAGTTGAGTGATGATAAATAGGCAACCAGAAACTAAAAGCCTTCCCCTAGAAATCATGCGGTCCAGTAGATGAATTAAATGTCAATTTGATGGAGGATGCTTATGCTGAAGACTCATAAGCTTTCACCGCCAGGCCATCCATCACATAAATGTGAAAACAACGAAAGTGGACAATCTTACAAATCTCCTAAGTTTGGTAATTGTATGGGGCCGAATTGAACAAACAATGCCGCAGGCTTACACAActttgaaataaaacaaaatattatCTCTAATTCAGAATGGACCTTGCCGCCATTGAGGTCTTCCATTACCAGGACAAGGAGCTGTCTTCTGCCCTACTCCTCCAACTCAACAGCCTTCGGCGGGACCGAGTCTTCACTGATGTGTTCCTGTGTTCAGACCAGTCCGAGATCCCGTGCCACCGCAATGTCCTGGTGTCCAGCAGCCCTTACTTCAGGGCCATGTTCTGCAGCAACTTTATGGAAACCAACCAGACCAGGATTCGCATAACAGGGATCACATCTTCCAGTTTGAGCAGTATCATTGACTATGTCTACACAGGACTGATCAGCATCACCATGGAGAACGTGCTCCCTCTCATGCAAGCCGCCTCCATGCTGCAATACGGTCGACTCTTCGAGGTATGCTCGGCTTTCCTCCAAGAGCGGCTGAGCCCGGAGAACTGCCTGAGCATGATAAGACTCTCTGAGATCCTGAGCTGCAACAGCCTGAAGAACAAGGCCAAGGCGATGGCCATGGAGAGCTTCTCGGACGTTTCGTCCTCTGAGGACTTGTGCGAGCTCTCCTTGCCCGAGCTGCTGGGGTATCTGGAAGACGACACCCTATGCGCGGACGAGGAGCAGGTCTTCGAGACGCTCGTCGCTTGGATCCACCATGACCCCCGGGCGAGGCGCGGGGCCATCAGCGACCTTTTCAAGAAGGTGCGTCTCCGCTTCATCCACCCGACCTACCTCTTCCAGTTCATCGCCAACGACCCCCTGATCCAGTCCTCCACCCTCTGCACCGAGATCATCGAGTCCGTTCGGCGCCTCATGTTCTCCGTCAACTCAAAGTCGCAGAGCGACACTGCGGTCAACCTCAAACCCCTGTGGGTGGCGCCCCGGCGTTACACCTGCAGCGagacactggtggtggtgggcgggaGGAAGAACAACGAGCAGACCTCCAGGGAGGCCCTGATCTTCGACGAGAACAGCCAGACTTGGCAGTGGCTCGCCAAGCTGCCCCTGCGCCTGTACAAGGCGTCCTACGTCTGCCTCCACAGTGTCCTCTACGTCCTCGGGGGCCTGCCCACCACGGCCACCAACACCCCGCGCCAGGCCAGCTCCGCCGTCTACACGCTGTCGCTCAAGACCAACCAGTGGCGCACGGCCGAGCCCATGCTGGCGCCACATTTTGCCCACCAGAGCATTTCCTTCCTCCACTTCATCTTCGTCCTGGGCGGGCTCGGCTCGGACAGGTGTGTGTCTAACAGTGTGGAGAGGTGAGATTCCACCTGGCAGACATTCACAATGATAGCGTGATACCATGATCTCCTTGAAGTCTAGTGATGTAAACGATTTCAATGTCGCACGACCAGGTACAACAGTATGTTCAACCAATGGGAGACCATGTCACCGATGCCAGAGGCGGTGCTCCACCCAGCCGTCGCTGCAGCCGACCAGAGGATCTACGTGTTTGGAGGAGAGAACGCCATGCAGAACCCTGTTAGGATGATACAGGTAATACCACAGCCCAAGTCTGTCATTCCAAGTATTTGGCGTTTCAGTACATTCTGTATTCCTCTCTTATGTTCCCCCCACATTTAGGCCAACCATTTACCCATCACTCATCCATCAACCAATCGAACGCTCGCCTATTATCCTTTCTAcattgacatttaaaatgtcaatgtcaGCGTCTATGGATGTACATAGACGCATGTGCTAAGCACTTACATACAAtctattctccctctctccctgcaacGTCTTCAAAGGTCTACCATATTTCCAGGAATCTATGGTTTAAGATGGACAACCGAACAGTGAAAAACATCTCTGCACCCGCTGCTGTCATTGATGACAAGATCTACATCGTTGGAGGTAGTGGAGTTTAATTTCACGTCATGGTTAATGTACTGTTTACGTAATGTTGCATGGCGAAAACGACTTGAGGAGCAGAGTAACTGTACATGAACAACATGAACCTATTCACCTATATTCCACTTTCAATTAATTAGTATTTGTACAGCCCCCCCAGACGGCAAGAAATaactcccttaattagcaaggaagaaacctTGATGAGGCAAGGGGCACACACAGCATGTAGACTGAAAAAATACTTGCTACTCTAGTGCACACAACAACCACTCATCCACACAATAAGAAACCCTTTTAGGTACTATTATAAAGCCATGTACTAACACTAACCACCATTTAATGTGGTTAGTGTTCCTTCTCATTCATAAATTGGTTCTTGAGCAATGAGGACCAACATGACCCTCATGTAGCCCTCCATATGAATGACCCATCACTTCCTCTTTTGGCCCGCTCCCCCTAGGCTACACCAGGAGGGTGATGGCCTACGACACCAAGACCAACCGCTTCACCAACTGTGCCAACCTGAAGGAGCGGCGGATGCATCACGCGGTCACCGTCCTCAACCACAAACTCTACATCACCGGGGGCCGCTACGTCACCGGGCATGACCTCATCGAGGACTCGGACAGCGTCGAGTGCTACGACCCGGCGACGGACAGCTGGACCTCCAAGGGCACGCTGCCCTACAAGCTGTTCGACCACGGCTCCATGGCTCTGACTTGTGTGACGCAGACGCTGGCAAAGTCCTAGCGTGTATAAGGTGTTGTTATGGCTGGtgtcgccattttgtagggtggaGCTGGTTCATTGTCCGATGAATAACagaccgttttttttttctgatgaAATGTTTGTTGTGGGAGTTTTTCATTGAGGgattgttttgatttttttagtGTCTAGGTGGCTGATTGTATACTCTCATGGGATTTCTCTTTTATAAGATGATATAATAATACCTTTGCAAAGAACCAAAACCTTGTGAATAACACTGCCTGTCAGACTGCCGAAATGAACTCCAGCGAGTTTAAAGTCCTGCTTTTTCAGTTTTCTGTTTCCAACGTACTCCACGGTGTGTGCTCTTACTTGTCCGGTTTAGATTCCAGGCCAGTGTTTGTTGTTCTGTTTGAGGCTGTGTTATGCTCAGCTGTTGAGTGATGGTTCTGAACCTGTTGCTCTTGTGGTTAAGCTCTGAGATCAGAGTTTGTATGGTGATTGTGCTGCTACGGGTTACCATCTTTTGTTCTGAATCACAATTGAAAATATAGTGACAATAGCATGATACTTTTGCCACTTAAACATTCCTTTAAATTATTCAAAGGTGTAACAGCTGCAGTATGTAATTGAAGGATAACTAGTACCAATACAATCATTTTTGatacatgttttgttttatattttgtaatttaaTTTCGTATTGTTCATTTTGTACTACACTCTTTGTATGCTTTCAGTACTGCATTGCTTTGGATCATTTGATCTTTGATTTATGATGAATAAAAATGTGAGACTCACGcagatgtctctctctgtctctctccttcccgcCCTCCAAGTCTTTTGGCATGACATTTTTAAAGGAAAATATTGCAAAATATTTACTTATATCATCTTGTGCTTGTTTCATTCAGCTCCCATAACtcacaccacctccatcactcaAATAAGCcctctctatccatctgtctgtctgtctatatatttatatatctctttctctttccctatCCCTCtcgctttttttctctctctctcttcatctctctctagatcactcccctccaccctctttcgctcgctctctctgtatcacccccccctctcgctctttctctctctctctctctctctctctctctctctctctctctctctgtatcactgCCCCCACTCTATTTTGCTcccctctatatctctctctctttctctacctgtatcacccccccctctctctctttctctctctctctctctctctctctctctctctctctctctctctctctttccccccccctctctctctctctctctctctctctctctctctctctctctctctctctctttctctccctcttgacCTCTCCCTCTCAGGTTCTACACATGAGGTTCAAAGGGTGCTCGGTGACAGAGGACACCAGATGCAACCTGAGCAGCAGCACGTGTGTCCTGTCCACCTTATGAGCCTCACATGCCCAGTGTGTTGCAAGGTTCAGAGACACAGGGACCAGAGAACATGTCCAGAATAAATCCCCCTTTACCCAATGCTTACAGATGGAAACAGCTTGAAAATAGctatttctctcctcctctacacaAAGGATGGACCTCTCACTAGGAGATGTCAagttatttgttgttattttatacTGGATACAAACATAGCAGACACAAGGTAATCACAAGACACAGTGTGACAACTGTAAGGTCTTCTGAGTCATAGTAGTTCCCTTGAAATCGCCAGTAGAAGCTAACCATAAGCCAGCGAGAcagggagtgagagacacacacacgcacacgcagacacacacacacacacacacacacacacacacacacacacacacacacacacacacacacacacacacacacacacacacacacacacagtcctgacTGTATGTTAATAAATACATGTCCAGAACAAAGCCACCCCAAagccacactcacaaacacacacacacacacacacacacacacacacacacacacacacacacacacacacacacacacacacacacacacacacacacacacagtcctgacTATGTTAATAAATACATGTCCAGAACAAAGCCACCCTAAACCCCAAagccacactcacaaacacacacacacacacacacacacacacacacacacacacacacacacacacacacacacacacaaacacacacacacaaacacacacacacacacacacacacacacacacacacacacacacacacacacacacacacacacacacacacacacacacacactcatacacatacacaaagaaacacacatgttttttttgcattacTATATCACTTTTAAATCGATTTATCCTTTCTTATATCTCAAATATCTCAAGCTGTTCACCACAGGTCCCTGTCTCTGACTTGTGTGTCGCAGACATTGGCAAGGTCATAGCCGTCGAGTATAAGGTGTTATTACAGCTGA
Protein-coding regions in this window:
- the LOC130391991 gene encoding kelch-like protein 38, with the protein product MDLAAIEVFHYQDKELSSALLLQLNSLRRDRVFTDVFLCSDQSEIPCHRNVLVSSSPYFRAMFCSNFMETNQTRIRITGITSSSLSSIIDYVYTGLISITMENVLPLMQAASMLQYGRLFEVCSAFLQERLSPENCLSMIRLSEILSCNSLKNKAKAMAMESFSDVSSSEDLCELSLPELLGYLEDDTLCADEEQVFETLVAWIHHDPRARRGAISDLFKKVRLRFIHPTYLFQFIANDPLIQSSTLCTEIIESVRRLMFSVNSKSQSDTAVNLKPLWVAPRRYTCSETLVVVGGRKNNEQTSREALIFDENSQTWQWLAKLPLRLYKASYVCLHSVLYVLGGLPTTATNTPRQASSAVYTLSLKTNQWRTAEPMLAPHFAHQSISFLHFIFVLGGLGSDRCVSNSVERYNSMFNQWETMSPMPEAVLHPAVAAADQRIYVFGGENAMQNPVRMIQVYHISRNLWFKMDNRTVKNISAPAAVIDDKIYIVGGYTRRVMAYDTKTNRFTNCANLKERRMHHAVTVLNHKLYITGGRYVTGHDLIEDSDSVECYDPATDSWTSKGTLPYKLFDHGSMALTCVTQTLAKS